AACCCTACTGCCATACCCCAAATGATGTATTCATCTCTATCAACTCAGAGCTGCAAATCCATATCTAAAGAAACCCAATCTGAGTGTTCTTCTATGCCACAAATTAATGGAACCTCCGCGTCCAGAACCATTGGCCAGTCTGTATCACCTCTGGATTTGTCTTCTTGCTACTTTACACCTCCAACAGAACACACCAGTGACTTCTCCCCTATATCCATATCTGATAGCTCCAAATTATCTGTACATGTTGGATCCTCCACATCAGTACTCAACTGCCAGCCAGCCAACCAGTATGTTAAATCCATATCTGATGACTGTTCCCCTGTTGATATCCCCTGTGTCTGCACTTGTGAGTTTCCCACTGACTTCCCACCTGAGATCTCCTCATCTCACCTCACTTATTGCCCATGTTCTCCGCTCAAAAATGACAATCATGTGTCTTCTAGTGTTGCCTATTCATCTCTTAATCATTTTGAAGCCTTCTGTCTTAGTCTACATGAAACCCCATGCATTTTGCAGTCAAAGGACTATTCAGATCTATCAAACAACATCACTCCCATTAATGGTATCATTCCCCCTCACATGAATGCTACAACCGATCCAAGGGGTACATTTACCTCCACTAAATGTAACAGCACAAACATGGACCCTCTCAGTCCATGGTCTACTCAGAGCTTTCAGTCTTTAACATCTCCTGAGATTGATGTGGTTTCCACCAATGATCAGCTATCCAATGATCATCTACCTCTCAATGGACAGTATTTTCATCCCTGCAGCTGCTCTCTTCCCAACTCTGTTGACTCTTTAAACAAAAGTAAAGTTCTGAATTCTTCTTTTTCTACTAACACTCCTCCAACCCCAAACTTTATTTGTCCTAACTCTACAAACCAGACTGTGTCCACCAGTACTCATGAAAGACATCCGAAAATGCTCTCTAGCTGTCCTCATATCTTCCCCTCCGAAGAGACACCCAAGTATCTTCCATTTCCTGAAGAAGAGAACCAAGTCCAAGAATGTGAAGTATGCAAGGCATCACTGGAAAATAAAGTTCGGTGAGTAATACTGTAACAAAAGATGTATGTGCCACAGAGGAAGACCATGAGGCTGTTATGTGCCCTTAAAGAAAGGGGGACCAACCCTGGCTGTTCCACCACATTTGTTATTGGCTAGCAAGAACCTATCCATGACCTTCTCCTCCAAAGGAACTGCATTGTTATCAAACACGAGTCATGAAAAGGGGAAAACAAACACCAGGTTGTTCTGTGGTGGGTGGCAAAACTGGGCACCATAATGGTGTACCCATTTTAATATCTTCTTTGCAATTGGCTTTTTTAATATATCTTTCTGTTATCCTGTTTAACCACTAGCATGGATCAGGACAGACAACTGTGTGAAAACTTCCTAGACTCGCTCTCTCGTTTCGAGGATTGGCTACAGATTGCTCAGATAACCACATCTCAAGGAAACCCATACAGGACAGTTCACCAAGAAGCTAAGCTGGCGTTGAGGAAGTATGAGGTAACGATTACAAGAATTTGGTTTGGTGTAGTTTTACAAATAATCCTTTTCTAACCTATATTCCCACCATCCTAGGTCCTACTGACAGACATACGGGAGAAATTATTAGACCTGGAGTCTCTAAATAGACAATACTGGAGAGTCGCACAAACTGCTCAGCCAATGCTGCTTCCAAGTGTCCTCCGGAGTAGGATGCAGGAGGTCAACACATTATGGGACAGTCTACAGGGGGAGGCAGAGACATTACACAGGACATTGAAGGTACATAGAAATCTTTACACTTAACTAAGTCAACAGTAGAATATGTTAGGATGCAGCTGATGATTTTAGATAATCTTCCCATAGTCTCGAGTCCAGCAGAGGGAAGAATTTGAAACTGACCAGGATGACATGAAACTGTGCCTGACGGAGATGGACCTAGAGTTATCCAATGTAGAGTATATCTATGGAGGCAACTCCACAGAGAAAATACAACAACTTAAGGTAAGGTAGTTGGAACAAGATTTCAGTGTATGTCTTGTCTGGGTTTTTTtcttcttaaaggctatgtacacctttgggggcattttttattattgcattgtgctgattttgagctaaaaataattttttcaattggtctataTTAAAGCTTTTCAGCACTTTTATCTGTaccgccttgagattctctagtagcagcctctgtatttttaggatactttcacacttgcatttggtgcagattcgtcatggatctgcacagacggatctgttcagataatacaaacgtctgcatccgttcagaacagatccgtttgtattatctttagcatagccaagacggatccgtcttgaacaccattgaaggtCAATAGAGgatagatccgttttctattgtgccagattgtgtaagtcagacggacaccaaagcggaatggagactgaactgatgcattctgagtgtatccttttctattcagaatgcattagggcaaaactgatccgttttagaccgctagtgagagccctgaacggatctcacaaacggaaagccaaaacgccagtgtgaaagtagccttactctgcaCCATTAGGCAGCTCAGCTGAGAGCCCCTGGTCTCTGATCTctaaccttataaacactcattgtagctcaattcttatcttactgataagaatgtggttataacttgcacaaaatgaaagtgaaagtaccatgcACATAGACAAacggttaaccctttgtgacagaactgtGGAATcttttaaataaagaccaattgaaaataaaaaagatttttagcccaaaatgagtaaaatgcaatcataaaaaaaactgcCCCTGAAggggtacatagcctttaaggttgGAAGatgatttaaaagggttttccaattaTTAGTTTTTTACTAATGACCTCTCCTTAGATCAGCTGTTTTTAGGGGGCAGTGGCGCTCCTATGAGTGTcatggccttctcgcagctttccctaggttgggtgacgacacgttcatttatcacgtggcctaggagcagctcagctccataaaagtgaatggggctgagctgcgataccaagcacagccgctatacaatgtacgatgctttgcttggtgagctgagagaagactGTAGCGCTGACAAGAgccctgctgccttctcaaagagctgatcggcggggttcccgggtgtcagacccccatagatcaaatactgatgatcttggaaatcttggaaaacccctttaaaatgtcttCATGATATGCAAATCATGGAAGGTAAGGGGCATATAGGAAACCAGCCTAACGTCCATCTCTTCTTCTTTCCTTAAACTGTTGGATCACTTTAATACCCAGGAAAGGACTTAACCGGATGGAGCAATTCACTTATAGTACCCTCCTTTACCCACAATTTTGGTTAGGGTTGAGGTATTAAGCTGACCCCAGGACTTAGGTGCCCTAAGCTGGTCAAGTGTTTGTTTCCCTGGATAACATCTAGCGGTTGAAAATATGGCTACTACCGgcaaaaattaaaaggaaaataATTTTAAATGTACCCGGAAGGGTAAAACGATGAAGAACTTGGATTCTGAAACATGGTCCAACCAGTGATTGGTAAAGGCGGTGAGGTAGAATCAGGTATTTGGTACTGTGGGACAGAAATTAGCTGGTCAGAAAAACCAGGGGTCAGTTAGGATAGATCAGGCGAAATCAAGTAGCAGAACCATGGAGAACATGTAAACACAGTCAAACAAGCCAGCGGTATGGTAATGGAGGTCAAAAACAATAAGAATGGGGTACAGTATAGAATCCTAAAAAGTAGTTGGGGAAGCCGGGTCACAACAGTTCAAATATCAAAGAAGACTACACCCAGTATCCTTGCCTGCCCCACCACGAGACTCATTGTGACAGCAGCTGAGACAGGGAGAAGAGACGGTGCTACCAAATATAAGGGTGTAAAGAGCAGCACTACTCTTGTTCGtaagttgttaaaaaaaaatctaacttaaACAATTTGTTTCAAATCATTTATGGGTTTTAGCAGAAATTTCAGCGTttctaaatatttttattatgcaCAATGCTTACAATACCAGTGATGTTAGCAGTGTTTTACATCGGGCATTTGCCAGTAGTTATGTTACAGCTTGAGTTGATCATTTATTCTAGGCCTTCCAAGAAGATGTTTGGAGCAACATGAAAAGGGTGGAGGGTCTTCTAGAGCGAGGGGACCAACTGATGGATAACAGTGATCCTCTGGACGCCGTAGACCTAGAGGTGGAGATGACGGAGCTAGGGTCGTACTGCCAACAGATATATATTCGTCTCTCTCGTTTACAGAAGAGACTTGTGAGCACCAAActggtatgtacagtataaatCCACTTATGCGTAGTGTATGGTGCAGGTATCATTGAtgtgctttaataatttgagCGTTGCCTATATTATTTCTCTTACTAACCGATAAGACGCAGAGATATAGATTTGAAATGTTGGTCTTTAGGTCTTTATGTCACTGATGTCTGTACCCAGTCCACTCCACCATGTCTTCCTGCGATTACCAGTTTCTGCAGGCTTCTCCTAGCTCCTGCCATCCCTGCTTTTTGGAAAGGGAAGAGATGACCATGCACTGGGCCTAGCTATCGTTTCTCAAACTCAATGAAAGTGATATAAATTGTATTAGTAGTTAAATATATTATTTCCTACCTAGCATCAGTTAACAATAatgtaatattaaaataaaatatttcttaaTTTTCTCTTGAAGGTATTTGAGGATGACTTCCTAGATGGTGCCATAGAACATCTGTCATCGGgttcttcagatgtgtttttagaTCTGGACCTTGAAGATGGAGAAGTTTCAAGCCCAATTAATGATCCGTCTACCAGTGAAGCCCTGCCGGTGGATCTGGAGTGGGACCCATTAGGTGATGTTGGAAGATCTAGTTCTCATGATGGACAAGAGTCTTTCTACACAGCCAcctctggtatgcaacttttgttTGTCTTCTACTCCAAAAACCATCTAGCCACACTTTAGAATGGCAACACATACTATTCCTTCCCTAGCACCCTGGAAGCTTCCCCAGACAAGTGAGGGATCTCGAAGCAGTCTCAGCTCATACTCTGGTATTACTTATTCCAATATGAGAAGACAACAAGTCAAGGAACCTCTGGACGATATTCATACCAACCATGCTCCACCATTGGACAGTTGTCATTTAGAGTGGACTGAAGAGCAGACTCATGGGCAAAGATGGATGGAAACTACATCAGTAAGTACAAAGGTTTCTCTCCATGTCTTAATGCCAATTTGCTTGTAGTGCTAGTCTTCTATTGTGTGTCATTTACAATCAGGGGGACTTTACGGGTTTTCAATAGACATTATCTTTCACCAGAGTCTGCTTTTTACCCAGCTCCTCTAGAGATGCTGTAGCTAAAAGTGGAGACCTCCAAGgccaagttgggggggggggggggcatttcactAAACCAGTCCACCCTTTATCAAACTTATATAGAAACCTTTATATGGAGACATATGATTTTACTAAATCCTTCCTTCTCATGGACGAGCGTATCAtttctaattaaaaaaaacattaaacatagaaaaaaatatatatatcacagcACCTTCAATCCTATTTTACCTCATATTACAATTAAAACTAAAGAAATATTCCCTCTGTGTCCCAGGAGATCAGTGATGTCCCCCTTTCACTTTCTCACTGCCCATTGTCTGACTAGAAGACAACTGGCCGCAGGAGACGCCTCCTCCTCTGTCCTTTCGCTGAAATTGGAAGAGATCAGCGATAGACTACCCTGCATTCTCTGCACGCTTTCTACAAGACTCTTTGTTTCCAGAACAAGTGAAAAATTCTTAAGTGAGGGCAAAATTATCATCCGTTTACTTTGAGACTTTATggtggtcatttacaaagaccagtTTTTTACATGTGCGCCTCATCATAAAGTAGGCACACCTTCGGCAGTCCATGCGTCTGGAGTAAAGACTACTCCAGCCCCTGACTAGAGTAGTTTCTACTCCCCTTTATGCCTGATTTGCTGGAGCTGAAGTCCTAGCCCCGGACCACTTGGGAGTAACGCGGATGGCCTAAAAACGCCCATGTGACAAAATTCTGTTGCACAGGCATTTAAAAAGTTGCTAAATTGCGACTATTTTTACtacaaaaactggtgtaaaaatgttagtaaattactcccccttcccccctcatgTTCCTTTAGCGGGATTAGAAAAATAAGTCTGTTTTTTAGTGAATTGTAGTTCTTATTTCAGCGACTATGGTTTATTGTACTTATCTCGTACTACAGCCTGTACCCTTCTCACCCTACAGGCACGGCACAGCTCTCTGCTACACCTGGAGACAGGCATGGCACAAGACATTAAGACCTGTTCTGGTAAATGTCCTACAGGCATGAAATGTACGTAGAAGATCTGACCAATATGTGGGACTTCCGGGTTCTTCACAGGCCCTATCACCACTCTGGGCATACTTGCCTTCCCCCTTACATAACATTTCCAAAACTTtgcattgtgccattcctctctTAATCCTTCTAAACATTTGTGAATAAATTGACCACTGGGTGTGACCAGTTGGGGAacatgtccctacacagtctgacactatgcaGTGCCACACTGAGCAGGGACAATGCCCCAAATGTTAACACCTGGTTATCAGTTTATTGATACAGTACTAGGAGGCATAACAGAGGAACAACACCATGCAGGGTTATAAGAATGGATGCTCCAGAATCgatatttcatggggaatacgAGTATTTACTAAACCAGACATATCTGGAGAGTGAACAGACCTTCTTCAAAGCAGAACATTAAATATTTCATAACCTTACATTGTTTAGATCCTTCTAGGAGGATGACAATTACAATATGGTTCAAATTTTTTACTAGCGATGTAATTCTcccaaccaccactagggggagcatatGCATTTACACAGCTCTTTAATGGGAGCTGTACCAATGGAGTGCTCTCCCCCTAGTGGGTAAACTAAGGGGGCAGTAACTACTAAAATATGACTTTTAATGAATAAGGAGTAAAAAACGGCCCCTACAGACACACAACAATAAAGATACATACAAACATATACTGGTACAAAAATACGACCAGTAAGTAGAGAAAATGGCAGGTATGAGTGGTGGACTGGACCGATATTGCAGGCTGAGCACGGCTATATCACATGTAAATGAGTAAGCCCTAGTAACTCCCTGCTTGACCTGGTCCGCCCTATAACCAAAATCCtctggacggggtccaaaaagccccgcaaggggtggcccagacaggaactcttaaCCTATATAGATGACCCTGATAAGGCCCTCACAGGTGGAAAGAGAAAAAAAGCGCCCAGAGGAACAAGGAAAACATACCATTACCCAAAAAAGCGTAACCCCACCAAAGAATTgggacacttgagtattcctTTCACCTTATCCTCCCTTTGGATAATTCTTTGGTGGGGTTACGCTTTTTTGGGTAATGGTATGTTTTCCTTGTTCCTCTGGGCGCTTTTTTTCTCTTTCCACCTGTGAGGGCCTTATCAGGGTCATCTATATAGGttaagagttcctgtctgggccaccccttgcggggctttttggaccccgtccagaGGATTTTGGTTATAGGGCGGACCAGGTCAAGCAGGGAGTTACTAGGGCTTACTCATTTACATGTGATATAGCCGTGCTCAGCCTGCAATATCGGTCCAGTCCACCACTCATACCTGCCATTTTCTCTACTTACTGGTCGTATTTTTGTACCAGTATATGTTTGTATGTATCTTTATTGTTGTGTGTCTGTAGGGGCCGTTTTTTACTCCTTATTCATTAAAAGTCATATTTTAGTAGTTACTGCCCCCTTAGTTTACCTGTCTTGTTCCAAGAGCAGTAATCAGGGAGACACTCCTGTCTTCATCTGACTGACCACCTTTAGTCCTCTCCCCCTAGTGGCCACTAGAGGAAGTCAGACATATCTTGTAAGCTCGGTGGCCTTTCTACTAGTATTAACCTgggctttatttttttaaggaaaaggtGACAGTCCTCCATAAAACATGTACAAATGACATCACTGCATCTTGTGGACTTATAAttccccttcccccttccccttcccctttCTTCCTGGTTCTCAGTTTCCCTCTCCACAGATCAGGCAGACTCTGAATACAGGATGGACAATCATTTTGCTCTCCATGGATATTCCTGGAATGCCGAGAGTCCGTTAATTTCCCATGTGGAGATGACTGACAGTCGGTCACAACCAAACTGCTCTGGGCAGAGGAGACGTCCGCGAAAGAAGAAGAGGGCGGCAAAGAATCAGGTGAGATGCCCATTGACATACATTGgtacttgaaagtttgtgaattcttcagaattttttatatttctgcataaatttgacctaaatcaGATGTTTACACAACTCCTACAGGTAGAtacagataaccaaatcaaacaaatgagtaaaaaaaaatagacttggtcatttatttattgagaaaaatgatccagcatcacatgtctgtgagtggtaAAAGTATGTAAACCTTTAGGATTAGAAGATAATTTGAAGGTAAAATTAGAGCCAGGTGTTTTGAAAAAAATGGAGTGACAATCAGGTGTGAGCAGgtgagatttctgaggacctcagaagaagagttgttgatgctcaacAGCATGGAAAAACTATCTCTAAAGAGTGTGGACTCCACCAACTCACAGTCAGAAagattgtgtacaaatggagTAAATTCAAGACCTTTATTGCCCTCACCAGGAGTGGTAAGCCAACAAAGTTCACACCAAGATTTAGgctgaatctcaagagaatgTCATGCAGCAAGACCATGAACCTAAGCACACAATTCGTTCTACCAAAGAATGATTAAAGAAGAATGAAGTTAACATTTTTGAAGGGCCTGACCTTAATTCAGGAGAAATGTTGAGGAAGGATCTAAAACgagcagttcatgggaggaaacccaccaacatGACAGAGTTAATCTGTTTTGTATGAAAGAATTGGCTAAAGTTCCTCCAAGCCAATGTGAAGGAGTAATCAACAATTACTGGAAATATTTAGTTtcagttattgctgcacaaggggGTCACACAGATACTGAAAGAAAAGGGTCACTTACTTTCTCCACTTACAGACGTGTGatgttggatcattttcctcaatcaTTAAATGGCCAAGTCTATTATTTTTgaatcatttgtttgatttggttatctttatctgcttttaggacttgtgtgaaaatctgatgtcgtTTTAGGTCAGATTTATGCAGAACAAGAACACATGCAGGACTTATCTGGTTATGGATTGACTCCAGGATTGCACTTCAGTTCAGTCCATATCCTTCCCTGACTGTAGGGGGcagcattttgttgcatgtggcaTCAATCCCGGCACTAAAGGTGACCTTACACGTAAGAGCCAAGTCAGTGTATTTTGGCCGGCCGTCTTATGTGTACAGGGATATGCCAAATTCCCTTTGGTagggaaagaaggatcaggcgTGTTTATTTCATGCTTGATTCTTTGTTCTCATGGGAGGTAAGCTGAGCAGAGCATGATTGCGTACGGCCAAATGAGCATTCAGCTGACACATATCAACGGTGTCTGGGCAGCTAAAATAGGAGCTgtcacctttcctgacatgtctggtttagtaactacttgcacccctatgtaataacaattcttcagcatctattcttatgactctatgttgggtcattcctttattattcctgatagaaggtatgaatgaattactagcagtttgcaatgaagtccCATCTGggttttaccagttgggggggtgtctctGCACTGTCTGATATTATCCAATCAGtggtgccagtgtcagactgtgcagggacacaccctcaacaggtaacacccagctggaccttcactgcaaagtgCCAGTAATTTATTTGcggcttctagcaggaataataaaggaaaggcataacacagagtcataagaatagatgtccggtattggtattacatgggaaatgcaagtagttactaaaactgacatcAGGAGAGGCGACGGCTACCCTTTAAGATCTGCTCTGATGGCATAGACCAGCACAGAAAGAAGAAGTTGCaatctgtatttaaaggggtattccagcacaTTTGAAAGAATGTTCCTTGGCCtgcaaatggtaaaaaaaaaacacaatcctATACCCACCTCGCCAATTCCCTGGCAGGGATGGTGCCCAGGTCCCAACTGCGCTCCACTTCCAGCCCCTATTTTCAACTTTGGAATGTGATCAGCAGGGGATAAGAGCGAGGTGAGCATAAGATTGTTTTTATTATACTGTTTGTAAGCTACGGAGCATGTTTTCACCTCTGACAGTAGAGAAAGGagcatttattaaaaatatttctaTTTGTCCACTAGGGGCAGCTGTTCCCATGAGTTGTCAGCCTGTCACTAggagcagtgatgtcatcattttTAAAGACATAATAAGTGGAAACCACTATAGCCGTACTAGATCTTGATTCTATAAATGATCTTCATGTTCTAGGATACAAAGGGGACCCTGAAGCCTACAAAGCCAGACGTGTCAATTCTTATGGAGAACGGGTAGAAATCTCTTTGGTTTTATAATGTGGTGATTTGTACAATTGTATTTCAAAGGGTTTACAGGATTAGTAAAACAGCACCACGCCTGGCCGCAGGTCGTGTCTGGGCAGTGCAGATGATTTTGTGCAGATTGGGACTGTACTTGCGTTGGTGCTAGCGAAGGACACACACAATATTTTGAAAATTTCCCAGCACCCAAATTGAATCTCGCAATTAAAGTATGAATTTATTGTGGAAAACAACATCCAAGATTTGATCCAGACATGCAGTATGTAACATTGTTTTGAAAGAACCACAGTGTTTCATGCGTCGGATGTTTCAGTCCATCTAGaaccttcctcagtggcagtaaATCTGAGATATGCAGATAGTACTAGATCCAGTACGTTGCAAGCCACGATCTGCATATCACAGACTAATTTCCCCTGAGGAAGGTCCTAGGTGGACCGAAACAGTGTTTTTTTCAAAGCAATATTACATACTGTATGTCTGGATCAAATCTTGGATGTCATTTTTTACAATAAATTGATACTTTAATTGCAAGATTCAATTTGGGTGTTGGGAAATTTTCTAAATATGGTATTGCAGATGGGACATGGGTCACAGCTTCAGACCACAAAAATGATCATGGGCAGGGGTAATGGGGCATTGCAGAATATGATGGTAGGCCCAACCCCTGATAATgtttattaaaggagttttccaagttTAAGGCTCCTCAGCTCCAAAAATGGAAGAAAATGAGCTTTTGAATATATAGTACTTATGATAACGATTTTCCATAAGTAACATAAGGTCATGCACAATATGTTCAGTAACTAACACTCAGATCTTTGCCTTCCCTGTCAGGGATGACTTATCACATCTGGACCTACAGGAAACCTCCTACAAACCTTCATGTTCCCTTTGCGTCTGGATTAGGCGTCTGGTCTTTGCCTCAATCTTGTTCCTGGTCCTGGTTACCTCTTTTTTCTTCCCATGGGATCATCAAACCTGCCCTTCCAAGAGCTTCTCTTGGTCTCTGATGCTCACATATGTGAATGGACCTCCACCAACATAGAATAGGATTTACGTGGCAAAGGTGCCACCTGAGGAAACGTATGGAACCAGCAAATTACATTCGAGAGTGGTCACCTGCTCTTATGCTCCTGTAAGAGTAAAATGTTGGTACGGAAGCCACTACTATCTATCCAGGTGTAGATATATTCTAGTGTGTTTATTGTATTATAGATGCTTGTGAGCAAATGTGGCCAGACGGGTTCACAAGAATGTGTAAACAGGCTAAAATGGCATGTCCACTGCTACCAAGAATGTTTCCCTATCTGGAGGACCCAATGTAAAACAGGTAGCTCATTGATTTTATTGGGTAGCTTGTAATGCTTCATTCCTCCTGTGGGGGCACTGCTGAAGAATTAAACACTTGCTGCTAGGTTACAGCTAATCATTTAGAGTCCCAGCTGCAGAGCACCATAGGATCGGCTTATTTTTAGGGTACCCTTCTAACCAAAAGGGACTTTCCAATGTGAGCCACCTAATTAAGGGATTCTTTAACATATTTGTTAACAGAATAGTCAATAGACAAGATGCACTTTTTTGACTCAACAATCAGATGTGTCATAAAAGTCATGTGGACTGGATGTTGGGACCCTTACAGATCCTGAAGGAGAAGCTTGTACTACCAAACAACAGAGACACTGTTTTTGTGATGGACCTGAACAATCTTACTAAGAGTTTTTGGAGCTTCAGTTCATGTCGGGTTCATGTAGGGCCAACTGTCCATCCTGGACCTAGGAAATGACCAGCCGATTCCCTGGATTGTTGGGGATCTGGCAGCAATCAAATTTATCAGGTATTATAGAAATGGGcaactgtattaaaggggttttccattttGCATCcaaatcctttaaaataatcatgtatgaaggtagctgtaattctgtaatgtatttattttacctttattgcgcTTCTgtactgggctgtggtcacatgaccatgtccatgcggctatttcttatttcctgtgatgttatgtccatgggcggggcagtgataggggagtgtctaggtGACTAGCTGggcgggaggagctataaactagttgggAGTTGTTAGGGGCGGTCCTAGAGCTGGGGCGAGGAAGGagcagtgcatcatgggtttggttggatatagcaacaggaagtgctacatacaggatggaaacaaaccagagtgattgGTGTACATGGGAAAATTGGATCAGAtgagtccaaaaaaaaaaaaaaaagcatggggaagatgtatatgagttaagcaactacatgagcatgtCTGTTAAAGGACTTTTCCCGGATTACTATGGTCTTTAATTCAGCCCACTTTTTGTAAGGTCCTACTCCTTGGGACTGATTCATGGTGAGTACGTCAGGGGATGATTGTGATGAATAGAGTGGAAGAATATATTGTATATACGTGTGTAAAGTATATTTATTAAAAGCCCTATTGACTGCCTATTATGAAGATAGTCTATGCTGTGTATATAGCTCTTGTAGCCCTCTTGTTTCTACCTCCCAAGATGTATGATGTTCCCTGTAATCATTTtcataataaaagaaaaataaagtcGTATTACAATTAATCTTTGCTCTTAAATCAAAAACTCAATATAATCATGAATGTTCCTCTTCTTCATCTACACGGTTTGTTGCTTGTTAAAGCAGCAGTTCGTGCTCCAGAGCTGCTCTAACTTGAGACAGGAAGTTGCGGCTACAGTCAGCCATTTTCTAAGGCAACGGTGGACTGTCTATTGTCACCAAGTCACAGACGCCACCACATACAAGTATACACCAGCACTTTCTCCTCCCCGCATCATTACATGTCTGTATGTTTCTCT
The Bufo bufo chromosome 8, aBufBuf1.1, whole genome shotgun sequence genome window above contains:
- the LOC121009620 gene encoding uncharacterized protein LOC121009620 isoform X5; this encodes MREEDIIFMSYPYFPHASCPSSSDFPSFPVINITSVPSHENTPIVTKPDPSSMSPLKSSSVAPQDCPSSSELPSSMSLLNFPSHTECSSSTPFSSRSQDSCSPQSLENHSSIPDYADFTLGFRTVSLNQTEYSPSLSLNGTSTFHTLSHSLSQVNFCSTTDPLSFSSTSPLKCSCQPESSTTSCQNPTAIPQMMYSSLSTQSCKSISKETQSECSSMPQINGTSASRTIGQSVSPLDLSSCYFTPPTEHTSDFSPISISDSSKLSVHVGSSTSVLNCQPANQYVKSISDDCSPVDIPCVCTCEFPTDFPPEISSSHLTYCPCSPLKNDNHVSSSVAYSSLNHFEAFCLSLHETPCILQSKDYSDLSNNITPINGIIPPHMNATTDPRGTFTSTKCNSTNMDPLSPWSTQSFQSLTSPEIDVVSTNDQLSNDHLPLNGQYFHPCSCSLPNSVDSLNKSKVLNSSFSTNTPPTPNFICPNSTNQTVSTSTHERHPKMLSSCPHIFPSEETPKYLPFPEEENQVQECEVCKASLENKVRMDQDRQLCENFLDSLSRFEDWLQIAQITTSQGNPYRTVHQEAKLALRKYEVLLTDIREKLLDLESLNRQYWRVAQTAQPMLLPSVLRSRMQEVNTLWDSLQGEAETLHRTLKSRVQQREEFETDQDDMKLCLTEMDLELSNVEYIYGGNSTEKIQQLKAFQEDVWSNMKRVEGLLERGDQLMDNSDPLDAVDLEVEMTELGSYCQQIYIRLSRLQKRLVSTKLVFEDDFLDGAIEHLSSGSSDVFLDLDLEDGEVSSPINDPSTSEALPVDLEWDPLGDVGRSSSHDGQESFYTATSAPWKLPQTSEGSRSSLSSYSGITYSNMRRQQVKEPLDDIHTNHAPPLDSCHLEWTEEQTHGQRWMETTSARHSSLLHLETGMAQDIKTCSGKCPTGMKFSLSTDQADSEYRMDNHFALHGYSWNAESPLISHVEMTDSRSQPNCSGQRRRPRKKKRAAKNQDTKGTLKPTKPDVSILMENGDDLSHLDLQETSYKPSCSLCVWIRRLVFASILFLVLVTSFFFPWDHQTCPSKSFSWSLMLTYVNGPPPT